A region of the Phaseolus vulgaris cultivar G19833 chromosome 11, P. vulgaris v2.0, whole genome shotgun sequence genome:
TATCTCCTTTCTTCACCACAAAAGCTATTGTATGTTCCAATGGTCTTCCATCCACCACGTAGCTTAGTTTCCAGCTCTATAACCACACATTgttatttatgaaattatttattaagagTTTCACATTATTTaaggttaaaaataatttaaatacttttttttttaatttttcaaaatgtcttttaaaattaaaattaaaaataatttaaatatttttttttttaactttaaaaaaaatatttttaataacaaaactgtaataaaatttgactttcaaaataaataatactctaacaatattttattcaaaatgtCTAGTAacaaaattgtaataaaattttgaatctaaaataaacaatactttaccaatattttatataagatATTGACCTTGATGATATTATCTGATataagaatattattaaaaaataattaattttttaataaaatatacacATCACAGTAAAAGtaaatttgatgaaaaaatgagacttgaaaattaataaatttaagaaaataaccTAAACCAATAATACATTTGATATCCTTGGTAGTAATTGGGAGGTCCCCACAATGACAGACAACAGCTAAATTATTGTAGTGTTttcactttttttgttttttttttcaacaatcaCTCTGCTGCACAAATATAGAGTTTCTGTTTCACTTTCCtcttacaaataattttttttttaaataaaaaatttctttaataaaatataagcaaaatacaaaatgttgaaatattaatatttaataaagtgTAAGTGGACAATGTAAAAACTCcattttccttttgcaattgcATCCACAAAAGCTCCATAtatctctttctctcttcttttCCTTGGCATATAACAGCAGTTAGAGTAGTGTGAGATTCCCACCTCCAAGTGCAAAAGAAAAGGGAGAAAAATGGGGGTGTTAAGGGCTGCAATTGGGGATGCAATTTTGACATCAATGTGGGTTTTCATCATCTCAACTTTGAGGATTGCTTCAACTGAGTTAGCACTTTTCCTTAGCCTCCAACCCATCTCAATTGCAGGCCTCTTCATCACTACCATCCTCAACACCCTCTATGTCCTCACCATAAGCTTCATTGGAAGAGTCTTAGGTGGTGCCAGCTTCAACCCGTCAACCACTGTTTCATTCTACACTGCAGGTCTGAGACCTGACTCATCTCTTGCATCAATGGCTGTTAGGTTCCCTGCTCAGGCAGTTGGTGCGGCTGCAGGAGCCAAGGCTCTTCTTCTGGTAATGCCATCTGAGTACAAGCACATGCTGAAAGGTCCATTCTTGAAGGTGGACCTGCACACTGGTGCTATTGCTGAGGGGTTGTTGACCTTCACTCATAACATGGCTATCCTCTTTGTGATGCTGAGGGGTCCCAAAAACCCTTTTTTGAAGGTGTATTTGCTTTCTGTGGCTACTGCTGCTTTGGTTATCCCTGGTTCTGGCTTCACTGGACCTTCCATGAACCCTGCCAATGCCTTTGGATGGGCCTTTatcaacaacaagcacaacacTTGGGAGCAGTTTTATGTCTATTGGATATGCCCTTTCATAGGGGCTTCCTCAGCTGCTTTCATCTACCGTTCTGTCTTCATGTCACCAATCAAGCAAAAGAAGGCTTGAAATAATGCATTTTCATTTTAAGTAGGACTTATCTACAAGTTTCGTCACTTGTATTATATCATATTCTATGAATTGAATTCAAGTACATTATAAATTTGGTTATTTTTAACTcagtttttattataaaaaaaattgttgagagTTTAAATGTCTTTAGTTTTTATGTAAATACTATGTCGC
Encoded here:
- the LOC137825071 gene encoding aquaporin SIP1-2-like — translated: MGVLRAAIGDAILTSMWVFIISTLRIASTELALFLSLQPISIAGLFITTILNTLYVLTISFIGRVLGGASFNPSTTVSFYTAGLRPDSSLASMAVRFPAQAVGAAAGAKALLLVMPSEYKHMLKGPFLKVDLHTGAIAEGLLTFTHNMAILFVMLRGPKNPFLKVYLLSVATAALVIPGSGFTGPSMNPANAFGWAFINNKHNTWEQFYVYWICPFIGASSAAFIYRSVFMSPIKQKKA